A DNA window from Vigna angularis cultivar LongXiaoDou No.4 chromosome 1, ASM1680809v1, whole genome shotgun sequence contains the following coding sequences:
- the LOC108327227 gene encoding formin-like protein 6, which translates to MKPHHHRFTFFFILSSFSLLPTFRATNTTTQFRIFNETRRILHQPLFPELSAPPPLTPPPPPPPDIPSSPDIPFFNEYPAGQPPPVQNLPPVTSSGAVIANPTATQPTKSAKKVAIAISVGIVTLGMFSALGFFLYRHRAKHPVETQKLVSRRLPEDSPRAPPPSSFLYIGTVEPARTSLTEPNGTNIITSPYRKLDSVKLNSDHRYRPSPELQPLPPPQKPPDESHSPPAGFSDSSSSSEEESCETAFHSPHGSSLSREENCFTPVSRHSCLAAAIPAAAAAGPVVPYSKRTSPKSRFSAPSPDIRNMIVPPAKHSPPPSQAPPASTKYQQIEKVTSMGPSRRPKFSSPPPAPNLTHLIKPTAPPPPPPPPPPPPPPFQKGWSPSISASSSSVPRKQRESWSRNGGGSSANSVSVRKGSAEEVDKRHGGDDVGGAKPKLKALHWDKVCATSDRTTVWDQLKSSSFQLNEDMMETLFGCKSTGSAFKETVTRRSVLPPVELENRVLDPKKSQNIAILLRALNVTRDEVCEALLDGNPEGLGTELLETLVKMALTKEEEIKLKNYDGDLSRLGSAERFLKAVLDIPLAFKRIEAMLYRANFETEVNYLRKSFQTLEAASEELKHSRLFLKLLEAVLRTGNRMNVGTNRGDAKSFKLDTLLKLVDIKGTDGKTTLLHFVVQEIIRSEGTGGESANENVQNQTTSQFNEDEFRKKGLQVVAGLSRDLGNVKKAAGMDSDVLRSYVSKLESGLDKVSLVLQCRKPDMYGNFFNSTGLFLKDAEAEIVRIKADERKALFLVKEVTDYFHGDAAKEEAHPFRIFMIVRDFLNSLDQVCKEVGRMQDRTVVGSARSFRIAASASLPVLNRYHARQDRSSDEESLSP; encoded by the exons ATGAAACCTCACCATCATCGTTTCaccttctttttcattctatCATCATTCTCTCTACTTCCCACTTTCAGAGCTACCAACACAACAACTCAATTCCGCATTTTCAATGAAACAAGAAGGATTCTCCACCAGCCTCTGTTCCCGGAGCTCTCAGCTCCGCCGCCACTCACCCCACCGCCCCCTCCGCCCCCGGATATTCCTTCTTCTCCCGACATTCCTTTCTTCAATGAGTATCCCGCGGGGCAGCCGCCGCCAGTTCAGAACCTGCCTCCGGTTACATCCTCCGGCGCCGTGATCGCGAACCCGACGGCGACACAGCCCACGAAGTCGGCCAAGAAGGTGGCAATTGCGATCTCCGTGGGAATCGTGACCCTGGGAATGTTCTCCGCGTTGGGCTTCTTCTTGTACAGGCACAGAGCAAAACACCCAGTGGAAACTCAGAAACTCGTTTCTCGTAGGCTTCCGGAAGATTCTCCGCGGGCCCCACCACCCTCGAGCTTCCTCTACATTGGAACAGTGGAGCCCGCCAGAACGTCGCTCACCGAACCCAACGGAACGAACATTATCACTTCTCCTTATCGAAAGCTTGATTCTGTTAAGCTTAACTCCGATCACCGTTACCGCCCCAGTCCCGAGTTGCAGCCGCTGCCGCCGCCTCAAAAGCCGCCGGACGAAAGCCACTCGCCGCCGGCAGGATTCTCCGACTCATCATCGTCGTCCGAGGAGGAAAGCTGTGAGACGGCATTTCACTCGCCGCACGGGTCGTCGCTAAGCCGCGAAGAGAATTGTTTCACGCCGGTGTCGCGCCACAGTTGTCTCGCCGCCGCCATACCAGCGGCGGCTGCTGCTGGTCCGGTGGTTCCTTACTCGAAGAGAACTTCACCGAAATCGAGGTTCTCTGCTCCTTCGCCGGATATCAGAAATATGATCGTACCGCCGGCGAAGCATTCTCCACCGCCGTCACAGGCGCCACCAGCTTCAACCAAATATCAGCAAATAGAAAAAGTAACTAGCATGGGTCCTTCTAGAAGACCGAAATTCTCATCGCCTCCCCCAGCACCGAATTTGACTCATCTTATTAAGCCTACCgctccacctcctccacctcctcctcctcctcccccGCCGCCGCCGTTTCAGAAGGGTTGGTCTCCGTCAATTAGTGCATCTTCGTCCTCTGTGCCAAGGAAGCAGCGAGAGTCTTGGTCTCGAAATGGAGGAGGGTCTTCTGCTAACAGTGTTAGTGTAAGGAAAGGTTCTGCTGAGGAAGTTGACAAAAGGCATGGAGGTGATGACGTGGGTGGAGCGAAACCCAAGTTGAAGGCTCTGCATTGGGATAAAGTTTGTGCTACTTCGGACCGTACCACTGTGTGGGATCAGTTAAAATCCAGCTCCTTTCA GTTAAATGAGGACATGATGGAGACCCTGTTTGGCTGCAAATCTACAGGTTCTGCTTTTAAAGAGACTGTCACTAGGAGATCAGTTCTTCCCCCTGTTGAACTCGAAAATAGGGTGTTAGACCCCAAGAAATCCCAAAACATAGCTATACTCCTAAGGGCACTTAATGTCACAAGAGATGAGGTCTGCGAAGCTCTTTTGGATG GGAACCCTGAAGGTTTGGGAACTGAGTTATTGGAGACTCTAGTGAAGATGGCTCTAACAAAGGAGGAggaaataaaacttaaaaattatgatGGTGACCTATCAAGACTTGGTTCTGCAGAAAGATTTCTTAAAGCAGTGCTTGATATCCCTTTAGcttttaaaagaattgaagCAATGCTGTACAGAGCTAATTTCGAAACAGAAGTTAACTACCTTAGGAAGTCCTTTCAGACACTGGAG GCTGCAAGTGAGGAATTAAAGCACAGTCGGCTATTCCTCAAACTTCTCGAAGCCGTTCTAAGGACAGGAAACAGAATGAATGTTGGCACAAACCGTGGTGATGCTAAATCTTTCAAACTGGACACACTTCTAAAACTGGTAGATATAAAGGGCACAGATGGGAAGACAACGCTTCTCCACTTTGTGGTCCAAGAGATCATTAGATCTGAAGGAACAGGTGGTGAATCTGCAAACGAAAATGTTCAAAACCAGACAACTTCCCAATTCAACGAGGACGAGTTCAGAAAGAAAGGATTGCAGGTTGTGGCTGGACTGAGTAGAGACCTAGGTAATGTCAAAAAGGCAGCAGGAATGGACTCGGATGTGTTGAGAAGCTATGTCTCAAAGCTTGAAAGTGGGCTAGATAAAGTGAGCTTAGTTTTGCAATGCAGAAAGCCTGATATGTACGGAAATTTCTTTAATTCAACTGGGCTATTTCTGAAAGACGCTGAAGCGGAAATTGTTAGGATCAAGGCTGATGAGAGAAAGGCCTTGTTCCTTGTGAAAGAAGTTACAGACTACTTTCATGGTGATGCAGCAAAGGAAGAGGCGCACCCTTTCAGAATTTTTATGATTGTGAGAGACTTTTTAAATAGTTTGGATCAAGTCTGTAAAGAAGTGGGAAGGATGCAAGACAGAACTGTGGTTGGTTCAGCTAGATCCTTCAGGATAGCCGCAAGTGCATCATTACCTGTTCTCAACAGATACCATGCAAGACAAGATAGAAGTTCAGACGAGGAAAGTTTATCCCCCTAG